A genomic segment from Fuerstiella sp. encodes:
- a CDS encoding DUF1501 domain-containing protein, with the protein MQTETRKVQHPVFSRRSTIQAGALGFPGLGMNHVRQLQAASPAESAPAKRVVYVFLTGGLSQHDSFDMKPLAPDNVRGEFQPISTKIPGLHICEHLPLLAQRAHKWALVRSLSHSSNEHNESHTIMLTGRSQLPPGYDRNKPQPGDWPSIAAIAGRLTEQRGNLPPAVVLPQRLLNMNQGGVVIPGQFAGTMGSRHDPWFIEASPYRGNDVKGAYPDYAFRRRSENRVVDRSQFKAPGLSLPEGLTTARMDRRTELLASIEAQRRELDNSAAANKFDRFRQGAVSLLTDSRVQQAFDVTSAKPEIAERYGRNLFGWSMLMARRLLDTGVNLIQVNLGNFNTWDLHGAIFPLLRDMLFPPADRALTAFLDDLDESGLLTETLVVVAGEFGRTPKIFRLPNTYKLPGRDHWGGVQTVLLAGAGITGGTVIGSSDKLGAYPASEPQRPENLAATIYQALGLPRSAVWYDDLDRPHGIYHGTPIPGLL; encoded by the coding sequence GTGCAGACTGAAACCAGAAAAGTACAGCATCCCGTGTTTTCACGCCGGTCGACAATCCAGGCCGGAGCGCTGGGTTTCCCGGGACTCGGTATGAATCATGTCCGGCAACTGCAGGCTGCGAGTCCGGCAGAATCCGCACCGGCGAAGCGTGTTGTCTATGTCTTTCTCACCGGTGGACTTTCTCAGCACGACAGCTTCGACATGAAACCGCTGGCGCCCGACAACGTGCGTGGTGAGTTTCAACCGATTTCGACAAAGATTCCTGGCCTGCACATTTGCGAGCATCTGCCCCTACTGGCTCAGCGCGCCCACAAATGGGCGCTCGTACGTTCGTTGTCGCACTCGTCGAACGAGCATAACGAATCGCACACGATCATGCTGACCGGACGCAGTCAGTTGCCGCCGGGTTACGACCGAAACAAACCACAACCGGGCGACTGGCCATCGATCGCCGCGATCGCCGGACGGCTGACGGAGCAACGTGGCAATCTGCCGCCAGCCGTCGTACTGCCGCAACGCCTGCTCAATATGAACCAGGGTGGTGTCGTGATTCCCGGCCAGTTTGCCGGCACGATGGGCAGTCGACACGATCCGTGGTTTATCGAAGCGTCACCCTATCGCGGCAACGATGTCAAGGGCGCGTATCCCGACTACGCCTTCCGTCGCCGCAGTGAGAATCGTGTGGTCGATCGGTCTCAGTTTAAGGCTCCCGGTCTTTCGCTGCCCGAGGGACTGACAACGGCCCGCATGGACCGTCGCACCGAACTGCTCGCTTCAATCGAAGCCCAGCGGCGCGAGTTGGACAATTCGGCAGCCGCGAACAAATTTGACCGTTTCCGGCAGGGAGCTGTTTCCCTGTTGACAGACAGTCGCGTGCAGCAGGCGTTCGACGTCACCAGTGCAAAACCGGAAATCGCCGAGCGATACGGCCGCAACCTGTTCGGCTGGTCGATGCTGATGGCCCGCCGTCTGCTCGACACCGGCGTCAATCTGATTCAGGTCAACCTTGGCAATTTCAACACGTGGGACCTGCACGGAGCAATTTTCCCCCTGTTACGCGACATGCTGTTTCCTCCCGCCGATCGAGCGTTAACTGCATTTCTGGACGACCTGGACGAAAGTGGCCTGCTGACGGAAACGCTGGTCGTCGTCGCGGGAGAATTCGGCCGGACACCGAAGATCTTTCGCTTACCAAACACGTACAAACTGCCAGGCCGCGACCATTGGGGCGGTGTACAAACAGTGCTGCTGGCTGGTGCCGGAATTACCGGCGGAACAGTCATCGGTTCGTCCGACAAACTGGGAGCGTATCCAGCATCGGAGCCACAGAGACCCGAAAACCTGGCCGCCACTATTTATCAGGCGCTGGGACTTCCACGGTCAGCCGTCTGGTACGACGATCTCGATCGCCCGCACGGAATCTACCACGGTACACCGATCCCCGGTTTGCTGTGA
- the aroB gene encoding 3-dehydroquinate synthase produces the protein MPDYPQQVSVQLGNRSYDILIGNGILPETPQLLARKSGRFLIVTDEHVQNPHADVVLQALRSADAHGSIVTVAAGERSKSLTALSTLYDKLVEMSANRQTTIVAVGGGVVGDLAGFLAATYARGLPFVQVPTTLLAMVDSSVGGKTGINHAKGKNLIGAFHQPRGVVIDIQTLNTLPDREYRSGLAEVIKYGVILDEQFFSWLEENVDGMLSRDAKILAHIVARSCELKAAVVRKDEFETTGLRAVLNYGHTFAHAFEALSGYNELLHGEAVSIGMICASRLAVRLGRIPAEVTDRQVAVLKSVGLPVDVPENQLARQQEIVDCMMLDKKTVDGQLRFILPDRIGHVETVEGVSASAALECLTNT, from the coding sequence ATGCCAGATTACCCCCAGCAAGTTTCTGTCCAGTTGGGCAACCGATCGTATGACATCCTCATTGGTAACGGGATTCTTCCGGAAACTCCGCAGCTTCTTGCCCGGAAATCAGGCCGATTTCTGATTGTAACGGATGAACACGTGCAAAACCCGCATGCCGACGTCGTCTTGCAGGCGCTTCGGAGCGCGGATGCCCACGGTTCGATCGTTACAGTGGCTGCTGGTGAACGGTCGAAATCGCTGACTGCACTTTCAACGTTATATGACAAGCTCGTGGAAATGTCGGCGAATCGTCAGACGACGATCGTCGCGGTGGGCGGTGGAGTCGTCGGAGATCTGGCTGGATTCCTGGCAGCGACGTACGCTCGAGGTTTGCCATTTGTTCAGGTACCGACAACGTTATTGGCGATGGTCGACAGTTCGGTCGGCGGCAAAACAGGAATCAATCATGCCAAAGGCAAAAACCTGATCGGAGCATTCCATCAACCACGTGGCGTGGTCATTGATATTCAAACTTTGAATACTCTGCCGGACCGGGAATATCGGTCCGGGCTGGCGGAAGTCATCAAATACGGCGTCATTCTGGATGAACAGTTCTTTTCATGGCTGGAAGAAAACGTCGATGGCATGCTCAGCCGTGATGCGAAGATTCTGGCTCATATCGTAGCTCGCAGCTGTGAACTAAAGGCCGCCGTCGTTCGCAAGGATGAATTCGAAACGACCGGACTTCGAGCCGTACTGAATTACGGACACACATTTGCCCATGCATTCGAGGCTCTGTCCGGCTACAACGAGCTTCTGCACGGAGAGGCCGTATCAATTGGCATGATCTGCGCAAGCCGCCTGGCTGTCCGCCTTGGTCGAATTCCGGCCGAGGTCACGGACCGTCAGGTGGCAGTATTGAAGTCCGTTGGACTGCCCGTGGATGTTCCTGAGAATCAGCTGGCACGCCAGCAGGAAATTGTAGACTGCATGATGCTGGACAAGAAGACAGTTGACGGACAGCTCCGGTTCATCCTTCCGGACAGGATTGGCCACGTGGAAACGGTGGAGGGCGTGAGTGCCAGTGCAGCTCTGGAATGTCTGACCAACACGTAG
- the hisF gene encoding imidazole glycerol phosphate synthase subunit HisF, whose amino-acid sequence MLAKRIIPCLDVHAGRVVKGVNFVNLQDAGDPVQIAKKYEEQGADELVFLDITASHEERDIILEVVSRTSEVVFMPLTVGGGIRTVEDIRQLLNAGCDKVSINSAAVTNPQFVQEAAKRFGSQCIVVNIDPKRVQKDGTEFWDVHINGGRIPTGLETVAWAKNIEQLGAGEIVLTCMDADGTKDGYDLEITRAVADAVSVPVVASGGAGSPQHLLEAVTDGGASAALAASIFHYGTYTIQETKQHFAKHGVPVRMHESV is encoded by the coding sequence ATGCTGGCAAAGCGTATCATTCCGTGTCTGGACGTTCACGCGGGCCGAGTCGTCAAGGGCGTGAATTTTGTCAATCTGCAGGATGCCGGCGATCCGGTACAAATTGCGAAGAAGTATGAAGAACAGGGAGCCGACGAACTTGTCTTCCTGGATATTACAGCCAGTCACGAAGAACGCGACATTATTCTGGAGGTTGTTTCCCGTACGTCCGAAGTGGTGTTTATGCCACTGACTGTTGGTGGCGGGATTCGAACGGTCGAAGACATTCGGCAGTTGCTGAACGCCGGCTGTGACAAGGTTTCCATCAATTCTGCGGCCGTCACAAACCCTCAATTTGTACAGGAAGCAGCAAAACGTTTTGGCAGCCAGTGTATTGTGGTCAATATTGATCCCAAACGCGTTCAAAAGGACGGCACGGAATTTTGGGATGTGCACATCAATGGCGGGAGGATTCCCACCGGACTGGAGACGGTGGCCTGGGCGAAAAATATTGAACAACTGGGTGCCGGTGAAATTGTGCTGACGTGTATGGATGCGGATGGCACCAAAGACGGGTACGACCTTGAAATTACCCGGGCTGTTGCTGATGCGGTGTCGGTCCCGGTGGTGGCCAGTGGTGGTGCCGGATCACCTCAACATCTGCTGGAAGCGGTTACGGACGGTGGTGCCAGCGCAGCACTGGCTGCCAGTATCTTCCATTATGGCACGTATACGATTCAGGAAACAAAACAGCATTTTGCGAAACACGGTGTTCCTGTACGAATGCACGAAAGTGTCTGA
- a CDS encoding PilT/PilU family type 4a pilus ATPase → MVQAREWVKSNFDPQADIEINKIFRMGVKQGCSDIHLQVGRPPVLRIRGTLMPLNMPPISESQMIKLAFPMMDQRNLDIFHRDGGADFSKVVSYKDESWRFRVNLLTQLGLVGMVARKVERDIPVFKNLYLPPIMESLCKFDQGMVLLAGVTGSGKSTTIASMLDWINHNMNRHILTIEDPIEFVYTSDKCLINQREIGMDVIDFHVAMKHAVREDPDIMLVGEMRDQETFETAIHAAETGHLVFGTIHASNAPGTIARIIDLFPAAMHAAVRAAIGMNMKAIVGQKLLKTIVDQPGRVPIVEIMTFNPTVRKLVMEGADEKLSAAIRIGKEEGMQLFNDSLYDFVTQEYISREAAFEVSPNIEELKMRLKGIEVKGPSIL, encoded by the coding sequence ATGGTGCAGGCACGTGAATGGGTCAAATCCAACTTTGATCCTCAGGCGGACATTGAGATCAACAAGATCTTTCGTATGGGGGTCAAACAGGGCTGTTCGGACATTCATCTGCAGGTGGGACGACCACCCGTTTTGAGAATACGCGGAACTCTGATGCCGCTGAATATGCCACCGATTTCTGAGTCACAGATGATCAAGCTTGCCTTTCCCATGATGGACCAGCGAAACCTGGATATCTTTCATCGGGATGGCGGGGCCGACTTTTCAAAAGTGGTGAGCTACAAGGACGAATCATGGCGATTTCGGGTGAATCTGCTGACTCAGCTTGGGCTGGTCGGCATGGTTGCCCGAAAGGTCGAACGCGATATTCCAGTTTTTAAAAATCTGTATCTTCCACCGATTATGGAAAGTCTGTGTAAATTCGACCAGGGGATGGTGCTGCTGGCGGGTGTGACCGGTTCCGGCAAGAGCACAACAATCGCTTCGATGCTGGACTGGATCAATCACAACATGAATCGTCATATCCTGACGATTGAAGACCCAATTGAATTTGTTTACACGTCCGACAAATGTCTGATCAACCAGCGAGAAATCGGTATGGATGTGATCGATTTTCATGTTGCTATGAAACATGCGGTGCGTGAAGACCCGGATATCATGCTCGTTGGAGAAATGCGTGACCAGGAAACGTTTGAAACGGCGATCCATGCGGCAGAAACGGGGCATCTTGTGTTCGGAACCATTCACGCCTCAAACGCCCCTGGTACGATTGCCCGAATTATTGACCTGTTTCCGGCCGCCATGCATGCAGCTGTGCGTGCGGCAATCGGTATGAACATGAAAGCAATCGTTGGGCAGAAACTGCTTAAAACAATTGTCGATCAGCCTGGTCGCGTCCCCATCGTGGAAATCATGACGTTCAATCCAACCGTACGAAAACTGGTGATGGAAGGTGCAGACGAAAAGCTGTCCGCTGCAATCCGAATCGGAAAAGAAGAAGGAATGCAGTTGTTTAACGACAGCCTCTATGATTTTGTAACTCAGGAATACATCAGCCGGGAAGCCGCGTTCGAAGTCTCTCCGAACATTGAAGAATTAAAAATGAGACTCAAGGGAATTGAAGTCAAAGGTCCTTCGATATTGTGA
- a CDS encoding DUF1501 domain-containing protein, whose translation MLTLFGQSSRMCDGVNRRAFLQIGGLCGGLTLADILRSESQSTARLPHKAVINIFLAGGPPHQDMWEIKTEAPAEIRGEFCPISTAVPGIQIGECFPQLAGMMDKLAVIRSVVGINAGHDAFQCFSGWSRGSMRPIGGRPSIGSVLGRVLGSADTGIPPTVALAASTRHAPWSEPGSAGFLGSAWQPFRPGHEGADHLTLNGVTLDRLSDRRSLLTGLDQLKRTADVTGSIDEMDVFNQAAFGVLTSSRLADALDISQESSETRERYGDGRPYHYQYDGAPTCNDHLLIARRLVEVGVRSVTLSYGRWDSHGANFDLMRHHGPRLDQAVSALVEDLDERGMLDDVTVVVWGEFGRTPRINKGAGRDHWPRVSCALLAGGGMMAGQAIGCTNRLGEYAVDRPVDMQEIVATIYHNIGIDPMTTTIDDPNGRPQYLVDKRIPVPELV comes from the coding sequence ATGCTGACGTTGTTTGGTCAATCTTCACGTATGTGCGACGGTGTTAACCGTCGCGCATTTTTGCAGATTGGGGGACTGTGCGGCGGACTGACGCTGGCTGATATTCTGCGATCCGAATCGCAATCGACTGCCAGGTTACCACACAAGGCTGTGATCAATATCTTTCTGGCCGGTGGTCCTCCGCATCAGGATATGTGGGAAATCAAGACGGAGGCTCCTGCAGAAATTCGCGGGGAGTTTTGTCCGATCTCAACAGCTGTTCCAGGGATTCAGATTGGGGAATGTTTTCCGCAGCTTGCCGGAATGATGGACAAACTGGCAGTCATTCGGTCCGTTGTCGGAATTAATGCAGGTCACGATGCCTTTCAGTGTTTTAGTGGTTGGAGTCGAGGCAGTATGCGGCCTATTGGTGGGCGACCTTCCATCGGGTCGGTGCTTGGTCGAGTGCTGGGCTCTGCCGATACCGGCATTCCGCCGACGGTTGCTCTGGCTGCGTCAACCAGACATGCCCCCTGGTCGGAGCCGGGTTCCGCGGGTTTTCTGGGTTCGGCATGGCAGCCCTTTCGGCCAGGTCATGAAGGTGCTGATCATCTGACACTTAACGGTGTCACACTTGACCGGCTCAGCGATCGCAGGTCACTTCTGACCGGTCTGGACCAACTCAAACGTACGGCCGATGTGACCGGCAGCATCGACGAAATGGATGTGTTTAACCAGGCAGCGTTCGGGGTGCTGACATCCAGCCGTCTTGCTGACGCGCTGGACATTTCCCAAGAGTCGTCCGAGACGCGAGAACGGTATGGTGACGGCAGGCCCTACCATTATCAGTATGACGGTGCGCCGACGTGTAACGATCACCTTTTGATCGCCCGACGACTTGTGGAAGTCGGTGTGCGTTCTGTAACACTTTCATACGGACGCTGGGACAGCCACGGGGCCAACTTCGATCTGATGCGTCATCACGGTCCCAGACTGGATCAGGCTGTTAGTGCACTGGTGGAAGACCTCGATGAACGTGGCATGCTGGACGATGTGACTGTTGTGGTCTGGGGTGAATTCGGACGAACACCCCGTATTAACAAAGGGGCCGGACGAGATCACTGGCCGCGGGTCAGCTGTGCCCTGCTGGCGGGTGGCGGTATGATGGCCGGGCAGGCCATCGGCTGCACGAACCGCCTTGGAGAATATGCCGTCGATCGCCCTGTTGATATGCAGGAGATCGTGGCCACGATTTACCACAATATTGGCATTGATCCGATGACCACCACGATCGACGATCCGAACGGTCGACCGCAGTATCTCGTCGACAAACGAATCCCGGTACCTGAACTTGTGTGA
- a CDS encoding UDP-N-acetylglucosamine--N-acetylmuramyl-(pentapeptide) pyrophosphoryl-undecaprenol N-acetylglucosamine transferase — protein MASAVFQQDPDAQATFLTSHRDIDRVVLENSFVADDKRCSIISLSVTQPPGLKWSNISQTRALAGSVLRCRRRFKSISTHVVFATGGFASLPGLLAAKRSRIPTVLFEANTQPGKITRWWKPLATARFCAWPAEKVPLLTDFKCVGMPVRSWNTDTTNETHSSMTLESRRILIVGGSQGSQRLNEIVHAALPRLKLPYGWEILHQTGSNIRPVIVTQSGQPRITTKPYLDDLPGTLESSAFVISRAGAVTLGEIAATGCPSILVPLSTAALNHQQSNAEFLRQQGAALVIDETGSHPQVDLANAVHALVNNHSSRQMMSQAARLLHRPNAADEIARSLIELSDLTQRNH, from the coding sequence GTGGCTTCGGCAGTGTTTCAGCAGGACCCTGATGCACAAGCTACATTTTTGACAAGTCATCGGGATATTGATCGCGTCGTTCTGGAAAACTCATTCGTTGCCGACGACAAACGATGCTCAATTATTTCGCTTTCGGTGACACAACCGCCCGGTCTGAAGTGGTCGAACATCTCACAGACACGGGCTCTGGCAGGTTCCGTGCTCCGATGCCGGCGACGGTTCAAAAGCATCAGTACACACGTTGTCTTCGCAACAGGTGGCTTCGCGTCACTGCCCGGACTGCTGGCGGCAAAACGGTCGCGGATTCCTACAGTCCTGTTTGAAGCAAATACTCAGCCCGGAAAAATCACCCGATGGTGGAAGCCGCTGGCAACCGCACGTTTTTGTGCCTGGCCGGCAGAAAAGGTTCCGCTGCTCACTGATTTCAAATGTGTCGGAATGCCCGTGCGGTCATGGAACACCGACACCACAAATGAAACCCACTCTTCAATGACTCTCGAATCCCGCCGGATTCTGATCGTCGGGGGCAGTCAGGGTAGCCAACGCCTTAATGAAATCGTGCATGCAGCACTGCCGCGACTCAAACTTCCCTACGGCTGGGAAATTCTCCACCAGACCGGTTCAAACATTCGTCCCGTCATCGTCACACAGTCTGGTCAGCCCCGCATCACCACAAAGCCCTACCTCGATGACCTGCCCGGAACACTGGAAAGCTCGGCATTTGTGATCAGCAGAGCAGGTGCGGTCACACTGGGTGAGATCGCTGCCACCGGATGTCCGTCCATCCTGGTCCCACTGAGCACCGCAGCACTCAACCATCAGCAAAGCAACGCCGAATTTCTAAGGCAACAGGGAGCAGCACTGGTTATCGATGAAACCGGTTCACATCCGCAGGTCGATCTGGCAAATGCTGTTCACGCCCTGGTCAACAATCATTCATCAAGACAAATGATGAGCCAGGCCGCCCGCCTGCTCCATCGCCCCAATGCCGCCGATGAAATTGCCCGTTCACTGATCGAGCTCTCCGATCTGACGCAGCGCAACCACTGA
- a CDS encoding DUF1444 family protein has product MTEIRPQFADTSETWSMMLYAAWIDPDSSAESAPAFSVSTLFPDVVRSRHGDPLDIPTSSRCWTGSSRRRDSGSWWKWFKRRPYEWRLWILEHKNVMLVVSLQSTPGKALDTTTVSTCVSILHSVRFAETPAMPPEPFRQEVIALARKHFPLLQVESKSRFALELQGSEINLSNFYRSYLQQPKNFSQIVLPGLTSVVRLQEWGPEQVMPPFEQVEDRILPMLYPDEDAGDTLKDFVQLPWIGGLTQVFVIDEDDTYRFVHGEMLQQWNLSVESLQELAMINLEGYAADHPMQVNLIGDESDPQMLVPVNPDPYNSARILGPTFHQRLRELFGPEVIVGVPNRDFFVAVSLNHPKLISHVRDRVVHDYQSMHHPLTQRLLVISADGVSEYCETEN; this is encoded by the coding sequence GTGACTGAAATTCGGCCGCAGTTCGCTGATACATCTGAAACATGGTCCATGATGCTGTACGCCGCATGGATTGATCCGGATTCCTCCGCAGAGTCTGCACCGGCGTTCTCAGTCTCGACACTGTTCCCTGACGTGGTACGGTCACGACACGGGGATCCTCTGGACATTCCGACATCAAGCCGATGCTGGACCGGCTCGTCTCGCCGCCGCGACAGCGGATCCTGGTGGAAATGGTTCAAACGCCGACCCTACGAATGGAGGCTGTGGATTCTGGAGCATAAAAATGTGATGCTGGTGGTCAGTCTGCAGTCCACTCCAGGCAAAGCACTGGACACCACAACAGTCAGCACATGTGTGTCGATCCTGCATTCCGTCAGATTTGCAGAAACTCCGGCCATGCCCCCGGAACCGTTTCGCCAGGAAGTGATCGCGCTTGCGCGGAAACACTTTCCGCTGCTACAGGTTGAATCGAAAAGCCGATTTGCCCTCGAACTGCAGGGATCAGAAATCAACCTTTCTAATTTCTACCGATCTTATTTGCAGCAGCCCAAAAATTTTTCTCAGATTGTCCTGCCGGGATTGACCAGTGTCGTACGTCTGCAGGAATGGGGGCCTGAACAGGTCATGCCGCCGTTTGAACAGGTAGAAGATCGTATCCTTCCAATGTTGTATCCGGATGAAGACGCGGGTGACACGCTGAAGGATTTTGTTCAATTGCCGTGGATCGGAGGGCTAACTCAGGTTTTCGTCATCGATGAGGATGATACTTATCGATTCGTCCATGGTGAGATGCTTCAGCAGTGGAACCTTTCGGTAGAATCACTGCAGGAACTCGCCATGATCAATCTGGAAGGCTACGCCGCTGACCACCCCATGCAGGTCAATCTGATCGGTGATGAATCCGACCCCCAGATGCTGGTTCCCGTGAATCCGGATCCTTACAACAGTGCCCGAATTCTCGGGCCGACGTTTCACCAGCGATTGAGAGAACTGTTCGGTCCGGAAGTGATTGTAGGCGTTCCGAATCGTGACTTCTTTGTTGCCGTATCACTGAATCACCCAAAACTCATCAGTCATGTACGCGACCGCGTAGTCCATGATTACCAGTCAATGCACCATCCACTCACACAAAGACTGCTGGTGATCTCCGCCGACGGTGTCAGTGAGTACTGTGAAACCGAAAATTAG